The following are encoded in a window of Flavobacteriales bacterium genomic DNA:
- the dnaE gene encoding DNA polymerase III subunit alpha: MQFSHLHVHTQFSLLDGAAAIPNLYKKAIADGQPALAITDHGNMFGVFKFVAEAGKHKNEDGSLKVKPIVGCEFYLVEDRHKKQFTREEKDRRYHQLLLAKNAEGYANLSKLCSLGYIEGFYSKYPRIDKELVLRYHKGLIATTCCLAASVPRTILRKGEEAGEQEFRWWLDLFGEDYYIELQRHGIGDQDKVNAVLLKWAAKYNVPVIASNDSHYVEREDANAHDILLCINTGEKQSTPSAKDFDDEESKPKGTRFAFANDEFFFKTRDEMARVFHDIPEALDNTQRIVDKIEPLKLKQDILLPNFQIPAGFTDQDEYLRHLTYEGAVRRWLASGQGPAASSSAEAGLVGGIDSLDPKIKERLDFELFTIKTMGFAGYFLITQDFINAGRGMGVFVGPGRGSAAGSAVAYCIGITNIDPIKYDLLFERFLNPERKSMPDIDTDFDDEGRQKVLDYVVEKYGKDQVAHIVTYSSMAAKLSIRDVARVLDLPLAEADRLAKLVPERPGIELGRVLRAPLEGPKSLKEKENLGADEMAGVKQLREILESGELTADVLREAEKLEGSVRGTGIHAAGIIIAPKDLKEILPVCTAKDAKLLVTQYEGKVVEDAGVIKMDFLGLKTLTIIRDALRMVQANTGRWIEIDEIPLDDPKTYALYQRAETNGTFQFESPPMQKWLRLLKADQFGDLIAMNALYRPGPMEYIPNFIKRKHGQEKILYDLPEMEEYLGETYGITVYQEQVMLLSQKLAGFSKGDADVLRKAMGKKDRATLDKMKGRFLEGTKERGFDPKVCEKIWTDWEAFAQYAFNKSHSTCYAFVAYQTAWLKANYPAEYMASVLTHNQSSIDKVTFFMEECRRMGIPVLGPDVNESGYQFSVNKKGEIRFGLGAVKGVGEGAVEAIVQERGKNGPFNSVFDMVRRTDLRAANRKALESLAYAGAFDGLGVPRACFFHSAGEGKPTWIETLVRYGQQCQSDAEAAQVSMFGDDVEGANIPEPAVPQIEGWSALEQLHYEKDVIGFYLSGHPMDDHRLEIQHLCNCTLPELKDLATLNGRDIAFAGIVTKAEHRIAKSGKPFGSMALEDHHGNHEFMFFSEDYLKFKHFLQSGALLFIKGRVSLRTWGRDEGQPEFKILSVDLLSDVREKYITKLNLVVDADQVTDDAARELGQLLKASPGNCKVNVKLSSQLEKVGVEAPSKLQGVAVTEELIRGLDGLAEVKWSLN; this comes from the coding sequence ATGCAATTCTCCCATCTCCACGTCCACACCCAGTTCAGCCTCCTCGACGGCGCCGCCGCCATCCCCAACCTGTACAAGAAGGCCATCGCCGACGGCCAACCCGCCCTGGCCATCACCGACCACGGCAACATGTTCGGGGTGTTCAAGTTCGTGGCCGAAGCGGGCAAGCACAAGAACGAGGACGGCAGCCTGAAGGTGAAGCCCATCGTGGGCTGCGAGTTCTACCTGGTGGAGGACCGCCACAAGAAGCAGTTCACCCGCGAGGAGAAGGACCGTCGCTACCACCAGCTGCTGCTGGCCAAGAACGCCGAGGGCTACGCCAACCTGAGCAAGCTCTGCAGCCTGGGCTACATCGAGGGCTTCTACAGCAAGTACCCGCGCATCGACAAGGAACTGGTGCTGCGGTACCACAAGGGCCTGATCGCCACCACCTGCTGCCTGGCCGCCAGCGTGCCGCGCACCATCCTGCGCAAGGGCGAGGAAGCCGGTGAGCAGGAGTTCCGCTGGTGGCTGGACCTCTTCGGCGAGGATTACTACATCGAACTGCAGCGCCACGGCATCGGCGACCAGGACAAAGTGAACGCCGTGCTGCTGAAATGGGCAGCCAAGTACAACGTGCCCGTGATCGCCAGCAACGACAGCCACTACGTGGAGCGCGAGGACGCCAACGCGCACGACATCCTGCTGTGCATCAACACCGGCGAGAAGCAGAGCACGCCCAGCGCCAAGGACTTCGATGATGAGGAAAGCAAGCCCAAGGGCACCCGCTTCGCCTTCGCCAACGACGAGTTCTTCTTCAAGACAAGGGACGAGATGGCGCGCGTGTTCCACGACATCCCCGAGGCGCTGGACAACACGCAACGCATCGTCGACAAGATCGAACCGCTGAAGCTGAAGCAGGACATCCTCCTCCCCAACTTCCAGATCCCTGCGGGCTTCACCGACCAGGATGAGTACCTGCGGCACCTGACGTACGAGGGGGCGGTGCGGCGGTGGCTGGCCAGCGGCCAGGGGCCAGCGGCCAGCAGCAGCGCGGAGGCCGGGCTCGTGGGCGGCATAGATTCCCTCGACCCCAAGATCAAGGAGCGCCTCGACTTCGAGCTGTTCACGATCAAGACCATGGGCTTCGCGGGCTATTTCCTCATCACGCAGGACTTCATCAACGCGGGCCGCGGCATGGGCGTGTTCGTGGGGCCGGGGCGTGGCAGCGCGGCGGGCAGCGCGGTGGCCTATTGCATCGGCATCACCAACATCGACCCCATCAAGTACGACCTGCTGTTCGAGCGATTCCTCAATCCGGAGCGCAAGAGCATGCCCGATATCGACACCGACTTCGACGACGAAGGCCGGCAGAAAGTGCTGGACTACGTGGTGGAGAAGTACGGCAAGGACCAGGTGGCGCACATCGTCACCTACAGCAGCATGGCCGCCAAGCTGAGCATCCGCGACGTGGCGCGTGTGCTGGACCTGCCGCTGGCCGAGGCGGACCGTCTGGCCAAGCTGGTACCCGAGCGGCCCGGGATCGAACTGGGGCGTGTGCTGCGCGCCCCCTTGGAAGGCCCCAAGAGCCTGAAGGAAAAGGAGAACCTCGGCGCTGATGAAATGGCCGGGGTGAAGCAGTTGCGCGAGATCCTCGAGAGCGGCGAACTCACCGCCGATGTGCTGCGCGAGGCCGAAAAGCTCGAGGGCAGCGTGCGCGGTACGGGCATCCACGCGGCCGGCATCATCATCGCTCCCAAGGACCTGAAGGAGATCCTGCCGGTGTGCACCGCCAAGGACGCCAAGCTGCTGGTGACGCAGTACGAGGGCAAGGTGGTGGAGGACGCCGGAGTGATCAAAATGGACTTCCTGGGCCTGAAGACCCTCACCATCATCCGCGATGCGCTGCGCATGGTCCAGGCCAATACGGGGCGGTGGATCGAGATCGACGAGATCCCGCTGGACGACCCCAAGACCTACGCGCTCTACCAGCGCGCCGAGACCAACGGCACCTTCCAGTTCGAGAGCCCCCCCATGCAGAAGTGGCTCCGCCTGCTGAAGGCCGACCAGTTCGGCGACCTCATCGCCATGAACGCCCTGTACCGCCCGGGGCCCATGGAATACATCCCCAACTTCATCAAGCGCAAGCACGGCCAGGAAAAGATCCTGTACGATCTGCCCGAGATGGAGGAATACCTCGGGGAGACCTACGGCATCACCGTGTACCAGGAGCAGGTGATGCTGCTCAGCCAGAAGCTCGCCGGCTTCAGCAAGGGCGATGCGGACGTGCTGCGCAAGGCCATGGGCAAGAAGGACCGCGCCACGCTGGACAAGATGAAGGGCAGGTTCCTGGAGGGTACCAAGGAGCGCGGCTTCGACCCCAAGGTGTGCGAGAAGATCTGGACCGACTGGGAGGCCTTCGCGCAGTACGCCTTCAACAAATCACACAGCACCTGCTACGCCTTCGTGGCCTACCAGACCGCCTGGCTGAAGGCCAACTACCCGGCGGAGTATATGGCCAGCGTGCTCACGCACAACCAGAGCAGCATCGACAAGGTCACCTTCTTCATGGAGGAGTGCCGCCGCATGGGGATCCCGGTGCTGGGTCCCGACGTGAACGAGAGCGGTTACCAGTTCAGCGTGAACAAGAAGGGTGAGATCCGCTTCGGCCTGGGCGCCGTGAAGGGCGTGGGTGAAGGCGCCGTGGAGGCCATCGTGCAGGAACGCGGGAAGAACGGTCCCTTCAACAGCGTGTTCGACATGGTGCGCCGCACGGACCTGCGCGCCGCCAACCGCAAAGCCCTGGAAAGCCTGGCCTACGCGGGTGCCTTCGACGGACTCGGCGTGCCTCGCGCCTGCTTCTTCCACAGCGCCGGTGAAGGCAAGCCCACCTGGATCGAGACCCTCGTGCGCTACGGCCAGCAGTGCCAGAGCGATGCCGAGGCCGCCCAGGTGAGCATGTTCGGCGACGACGTGGAGGGCGCCAACATCCCCGAACCGGCCGTGCCGCAGATCGAGGGCTGGAGCGCGCTGGAACAGCTGCATTACGAGAAGGACGTGATCGGCTTCTACCTCAGCGGCCATCCCATGGACGACCACCGGCTGGAGATCCAGCACCTGTGCAATTGCACCCTGCCGGAGTTGAAGGACCTTGCCACCCTCAACGGCCGCGACATCGCCTTCGCCGGCATCGTCACCAAGGCCGAACACCGCATCGCCAAGAGCGGCAAGCCCTTCGGGAGCATGGCCCTGGAAGACCACCACGGCAACCACGAGTTCATGTTCTTCAGCGAGGACTACCTGAAGTTCAAGCACTTCCTGCAGAGCGGCGCGCTGCTCTTCATCAAGGGCCGGGTAAGCCTGCGCACCTGGGGCCGCGATGAAGGCCAGCCCGAGTTCAAGATCCTGAGTGTGGACCTGCTCAGCGACGTCCGCGAGAAGTACATCACCAAACTGAACCTGGTGGTGGACGCCGATCAAGTGACCGATGATGCGGCACGCGAGCTGGGGCAGTTGCTCAAAGCCAGCCCCGGCAATTGCAAGGTGAACGTGAAGCTCTCCAGCCAACTGGAGAAAGTGGGCGTGGAAGCACCCAGCAAACTGCAAGGCGTGGCGGTGACGGAAGAGTTGATCAGAGGCCTGGACGGTCTTGCTGAGGTGAAGTGGTCGTTGAATTGA
- the trxA gene encoding thioredoxin — MALEFTDSNFEELVLKSDKPVLVDFWAEWCGPCRMVGPVVEELAKEYDGKAVIGKLNVDHNAAISMKYGIRSIPTLLVFKNGEVVDRAVGAVPKSALVQKLDGQLAQ, encoded by the coding sequence ATGGCACTCGAATTCACCGACAGCAACTTCGAAGAACTCGTCCTCAAGAGCGACAAGCCCGTACTCGTGGACTTCTGGGCCGAATGGTGCGGCCCCTGCCGCATGGTGGGTCCCGTGGTGGAGGAATTGGCCAAGGAATACGATGGCAAGGCCGTCATCGGCAAGCTCAACGTGGACCACAACGCCGCCATCAGCATGAAGTACGGCATCCGCAGCATCCCCACGCTGCTGGTGTTCAAGAATGGCGAGGTGGTGGACCGTGCCGTGGGCGCCGTGCCCAAGAGCGCGCTGGTGCAGAAGCTGGATGGGCAGCTGGCCCAGTGA
- a CDS encoding DUF58 domain-containing protein, with protein sequence MPIEQRHIQALSALEFKARQVVEGFLAGLHKSPFHGFSVEFAEHRAYNSGESTRHIDWKLYARTDKLFVKRYEEETNLRCELVVDASSSMYFPAKEEAGEFNKMEFAVHAAAAFIQLLRKQRDAVGLTVFRDQVELTERTRSNAVHLRQLMVHLEGLLAEEAPARGQVTGVVEALHDIARRAHRRSLVVVLSDMLDSADREAEVFEALQHLRFNKHDIILFHVVDRKHELELDLQDRPYTFVDVESGEQVKAHPSEVREAYKAAMSERWHRLKLKCGQYRIDLVEADINKGFEPVLLEFLTKRGRLY encoded by the coding sequence ATGCCCATCGAACAGCGACACATCCAAGCCCTCAGCGCCCTTGAATTCAAGGCGCGGCAGGTGGTGGAAGGCTTCCTGGCCGGGTTGCACAAGAGCCCCTTCCACGGCTTCAGCGTGGAGTTCGCCGAGCACCGCGCATACAACAGCGGTGAGAGCACGCGCCACATCGACTGGAAGCTGTATGCCCGCACCGACAAGCTTTTCGTGAAGCGCTACGAGGAGGAGACCAACCTGCGCTGCGAGCTGGTGGTGGACGCCTCCTCCTCCATGTACTTCCCGGCGAAGGAAGAGGCCGGCGAGTTCAACAAGATGGAATTCGCCGTGCATGCCGCGGCGGCCTTCATCCAATTGCTGCGCAAGCAGCGCGATGCCGTGGGGCTCACGGTCTTCAGGGACCAGGTGGAACTCACCGAGCGCACCCGCAGCAACGCCGTTCACCTGCGCCAGTTGATGGTACATCTCGAAGGGCTGTTGGCCGAGGAAGCTCCGGCGCGTGGGCAGGTCACCGGTGTGGTAGAGGCCCTGCACGATATCGCACGGCGTGCCCACCGCCGCAGTTTGGTGGTGGTGCTGAGCGACATGCTGGACAGTGCCGACCGCGAGGCGGAGGTCTTCGAGGCCCTGCAACACCTGCGCTTCAACAAGCACGACATCATCCTCTTCCACGTGGTGGACCGCAAGCATGAACTGGAGTTGGACCTGCAGGACCGCCCCTACACCTTCGTGGACGTGGAAAGCGGCGAGCAGGTGAAGGCCCACCCCAGCGAGGTGCGTGAGGCATACAAGGCCGCCATGTCCGAGCGCTGGCACCGCCTCAAGCTCAAGTGCGGCCAGTACCGCATCGATCTGGTGGAGGCCGACATCAACAAGGGCTTCGAACCGGTGCTGCTGGAATTCCTCACCAAGCGCGGCAGGCTCTACTGA
- a CDS encoding c-type cytochrome: MRTFKKILIWSGLILLFLTMLLSATVALRQDLRYEAPFPDIHARMDSATIARGAYLVHGPAHCTGCHTDNAHEAAHLRGEPVPLHGGFAFHLPVGTLYSKNITGDKEHGIGSLTDAQIARSLRYGVGHDGRAIFDFMPFYMLSDSDLTAIISYLRTVPADPTPVPDHDLNMLGAVVKAFLVKPMGPLDKPRPSQMKPDTTAAYGDYLVNSVANCRGCHTARDLTNGAFIGPDLAGWKGMAGHTPGTFFNTPNLTPDPETGHLYNWTFDTFRNRFRAGPTFPDSPMPWASFARMSDDDLKAIWNYLRDLKPVYHETGPMKPRS, translated from the coding sequence ATGCGCACCTTCAAGAAGATCCTCATCTGGTCGGGCCTCATCCTCCTCTTCCTCACCATGCTGCTCTCGGCCACCGTGGCCCTGCGGCAGGACCTCCGCTACGAGGCGCCTTTCCCCGACATCCACGCCCGCATGGACAGCGCCACCATCGCCCGCGGCGCCTACCTGGTGCATGGGCCCGCCCATTGTACCGGCTGCCACACCGACAATGCGCATGAAGCCGCGCACCTCCGTGGCGAACCCGTCCCCCTGCACGGCGGCTTCGCCTTCCATCTGCCGGTGGGCACGCTGTACTCGAAGAACATCACCGGCGACAAGGAACACGGCATCGGATCGCTCACCGACGCGCAGATCGCGCGGAGCCTGCGCTACGGCGTGGGCCACGACGGGCGGGCCATCTTCGACTTCATGCCCTTCTACATGCTGAGCGACTCGGACCTCACGGCCATCATCAGCTACCTGCGCACGGTGCCCGCCGATCCCACGCCGGTGCCGGACCACGACCTGAACATGCTGGGTGCGGTGGTGAAGGCCTTCCTGGTGAAGCCCATGGGACCGTTGGACAAGCCGCGTCCGTCACAGATGAAGCCCGATACCACGGCCGCTTACGGCGACTACCTGGTGAACAGCGTGGCCAACTGCCGGGGCTGCCACACGGCGCGTGACCTCACCAACGGTGCCTTCATCGGACCCGACCTCGCAGGCTGGAAAGGCATGGCGGGCCATACGCCCGGCACCTTCTTCAACACGCCCAACCTCACGCCCGACCCGGAGACCGGCCATCTCTACAACTGGACCTTCGACACCTTCCGCAACCGTTTCCGCGCGGGGCCCACCTTCCCGGACAGCCCGATGCCATGGGCCAGTTTCGCCCGGATGAGCGACGACGACCTGAAGGCGATCTGGAACTACCTGCGCGACCTGAAGCCGGTGTACCACGAGACCGGGCCGATGAAGCCGCGGAGTTGA
- a CDS encoding AraC family transcriptional regulator, which yields MNSGTPAPSEASGDALWVSMPILRNIVLAAGGNAQGIAAICGAAGLDPADLDRADLRLDLARNCALMDAALDVSGDPWLGLHVGQRTSATVLGLTGHLMESSPDLLGALHSMQDYTRAFTRLYTFTLEVKGDDVHYGCEPIQVWNDVSPETARHSVDIGYAGLLRVFHLLAGRPVRPLRVLYRYLRLPDLSEHERVLGCRPLFGAASNTIVFSLADLRAPVVGYNPGLNAMLKDLLEGELRRQAGDAPFIEQVRRTVLRNLQVTFPPLEAVADALHMTPRTMQRRLKEEGTTYRELGETIKEEIARNLLRNPDLTLTDIALRLGYAEVTSFQRAFRHWTGTTPNAFRKAKK from the coding sequence ATGAACAGCGGCACGCCAGCCCCATCGGAAGCCAGCGGTGATGCGCTCTGGGTCTCCATGCCCATCCTGCGCAACATCGTGCTGGCGGCGGGCGGCAATGCGCAGGGCATCGCGGCCATCTGCGGCGCGGCGGGCCTGGACCCTGCCGACCTGGACCGCGCCGACCTGCGCCTGGACCTGGCGCGCAACTGCGCGTTGATGGACGCCGCGCTCGATGTCTCTGGCGATCCCTGGCTGGGCCTGCACGTGGGTCAACGCACCTCGGCCACCGTGCTGGGCCTCACCGGCCACCTCATGGAAAGCAGCCCCGACCTGCTTGGCGCACTGCACAGCATGCAGGACTACACGCGCGCGTTCACGCGGCTGTACACCTTCACGCTGGAGGTGAAAGGAGACGATGTGCACTATGGTTGCGAACCGATCCAGGTATGGAACGATGTATCGCCCGAGACGGCCCGCCATAGCGTGGACATCGGCTATGCCGGGCTGTTGCGCGTGTTCCACCTGCTCGCCGGTCGGCCGGTGCGTCCACTGCGCGTCCTCTACCGCTACCTGCGCCTGCCCGATCTCAGCGAACATGAGCGTGTGCTGGGCTGCCGCCCATTGTTCGGTGCGGCGTCCAACACCATCGTCTTTTCACTGGCCGATCTGCGCGCCCCGGTGGTGGGCTACAACCCCGGACTCAATGCCATGCTGAAGGACCTGCTGGAAGGCGAACTGCGCCGACAGGCCGGTGACGCGCCCTTCATCGAACAGGTGAGGCGTACCGTGCTGCGCAACCTGCAGGTCACCTTCCCGCCATTGGAAGCCGTGGCCGATGCCTTGCACATGACCCCTCGCACTATGCAACGCAGGCTCAAGGAGGAGGGCACCACCTACCGCGAACTGGGCGAGACCATCAAGGAGGAGATCGCGCGCAACCTGCTGCGCAACCCGGACCTCACCCTCACCGATATCGCGCTGCGCCTGGGCTACGCCGAGGTCACTTCCTTCCAGCGGGCCTTCCGGCATTGGACAGGCACCACGCCGAACGCCTTCCGCAAGGCGAAGAAATAA
- a CDS encoding class I SAM-dependent methyltransferase yields MKAPVNTAFSGSIPRQYDAHLGPMFFEPFAELLAGRIATLAPDRVLELAAGTGRLTRHLVDRLADHARIVATDVNPAMLEFAQKTITAPRVEWNVVDAVDLPYADASFDLVVAQFGVMFYSDRVKAYREALRVLKPGGRMILTAWNALQENPAARYANEVAHDFFPVDTPNFYTVPFAYHDRELIREELLTGGFARVKLELATPTGQAASAQDAATGLLEGSPIHTAIMERDAKALPAMKELLAALLTAEFGTGALQVPLSAWVVEAVKD; encoded by the coding sequence ATGAAAGCCCCCGTGAACACCGCCTTCAGCGGCAGCATCCCACGGCAGTACGACGCCCATCTGGGCCCGATGTTCTTCGAACCCTTCGCCGAGCTGCTCGCCGGCCGCATCGCCACGCTGGCGCCCGACCGCGTGCTGGAACTGGCCGCCGGCACCGGCCGCCTCACGCGCCACCTGGTGGACCGCCTGGCCGATCACGCCCGCATCGTGGCCACCGACGTGAACCCCGCCATGCTGGAGTTCGCGCAGAAGACCATCACCGCCCCGCGCGTGGAGTGGAACGTGGTGGACGCCGTGGACCTGCCCTATGCCGATGCCAGCTTCGACCTGGTGGTCGCGCAGTTCGGCGTGATGTTCTACAGCGATCGTGTGAAGGCCTACCGAGAAGCCTTGCGCGTGCTGAAGCCCGGCGGCCGCATGATCCTCACCGCGTGGAACGCGCTTCAGGAGAACCCTGCCGCGCGGTACGCCAACGAGGTGGCCCATGACTTCTTCCCCGTGGACACGCCGAACTTCTACACGGTGCCCTTCGCCTACCACGACCGCGAACTGATCCGCGAGGAACTGCTCACCGGCGGCTTCGCACGGGTGAAGCTGGAACTGGCCACGCCCACCGGCCAGGCGGCCAGTGCGCAGGACGCCGCCACCGGGCTGCTGGAAGGTTCGCCCATCCACACCGCCATCATGGAGCGCGACGCGAAGGCGCTGCCCGCGATGAAGGAGTTGCTGGCCGCATTGCTCACCGCCGAGTTCGGCACCGGGGCGCTCCAGGTGCCGCTGAGCGCCTGGGTGGTGGAGGCGGTGAAAGATTGA
- a CDS encoding helix-turn-helix transcriptional regulator, with the protein MFNFLDDIIADPGFYRQLRYDDELVTEYNCPIGEKLQDLWSHQSYFVFVLDGRKVWHTADGAVDLHAGEAAFVRKGAGIVEQDFARPFCVVIFFVSDEFICETVRSMGPMERRPPQHTPAMVRLNKGAVLDGFVQSMLPHFRQGLPVHPELLRLKFRELLLAVMADAGNAQLLSYFCSLLHDPVHERVRRVMEDNYRFNLQLEDFARLSGRSLSAFKRDFQEIYGMPPGRWLRDRRLERARTMLRAGDLQVSEVAFQCGFENLSHFSRAFKEHFGHAPAALREAKA; encoded by the coding sequence ATGTTCAACTTCCTCGATGACATCATCGCCGACCCCGGCTTCTACCGCCAGCTGCGTTACGACGACGAACTGGTGACGGAGTACAACTGCCCCATCGGCGAGAAGCTGCAGGACCTCTGGAGCCACCAGAGCTATTTCGTCTTCGTGCTCGATGGCCGCAAGGTGTGGCACACCGCCGATGGCGCGGTGGACCTGCACGCCGGCGAGGCGGCCTTCGTGCGGAAGGGCGCGGGCATCGTGGAGCAGGACTTCGCGCGGCCCTTCTGCGTGGTGATCTTCTTCGTGTCGGACGAATTCATCTGCGAGACGGTGCGCAGCATGGGTCCGATGGAACGCAGACCGCCGCAGCACACACCGGCCATGGTGCGGCTGAACAAGGGCGCCGTGCTCGACGGCTTCGTGCAGAGCATGCTGCCGCACTTCCGGCAGGGGCTGCCGGTACACCCGGAGCTGCTGCGCCTGAAGTTCCGCGAACTGTTGCTGGCGGTGATGGCCGACGCGGGCAACGCGCAGCTGCTGTCCTACTTCTGCTCCCTGCTGCACGACCCCGTGCACGAGCGCGTGCGCCGCGTGATGGAGGACAACTACCGGTTCAACCTGCAGCTGGAGGACTTCGCGCGTCTGAGCGGGCGCAGCCTCTCGGCCTTCAAGCGCGATTTCCAGGAGATCTACGGCATGCCGCCCGGCCGCTGGCTGCGTGATCGGCGTCTGGAGCGCGCACGCACCATGCTCCGCGCCGGCGACCTGCAGGTGAGCGAGGTGGCCTTCCAGTGCGGCTTCGAGAACCTCTCGCACTTCAGCCGCGCCTTCAAGGAGCACTTCGGCCACGCGCCCGCCGCGCTCCGCGAAGCGAAGGCCTGA
- a CDS encoding PIG-L family deacetylase, whose amino-acid sequence MAAPLRYLYIFPHPDDESFGPAGAIHQQVRAGHEVHLLTLTRGGATQARIKLGLGVEEMGAVRYNEMQDVARVLGLSSMTVLDHPDSGLKELDPRMLEHIVAEHITQVRPQVLVTYPVHGGSGFHDHLVTHAVVNRVFLDLRDQGHSYLKRLAYFTMPDSGAPSILPDGWPRLKLTEAELIDCVVPLAAEDVDAMKRALLCYATYQETVRKMGVIEKIGDKVHFEIAYENFAPPLTDLGLSLN is encoded by the coding sequence ATGGCCGCTCCATTGCGCTACCTCTACATCTTCCCGCATCCGGATGACGAATCGTTCGGGCCCGCCGGGGCCATCCACCAGCAAGTGCGCGCCGGGCATGAAGTACACCTGCTCACCCTCACACGCGGGGGCGCCACCCAGGCCCGCATCAAGCTCGGGCTGGGTGTGGAAGAAATGGGCGCCGTGCGCTACAACGAGATGCAGGACGTCGCACGCGTGCTCGGACTCTCCAGCATGACCGTGCTCGACCATCCGGACAGCGGCCTGAAGGAACTGGACCCGCGCATGCTGGAGCATATCGTCGCGGAGCACATCACGCAGGTGAGGCCGCAGGTGTTGGTCACCTACCCAGTGCACGGTGGCAGCGGCTTCCACGACCACCTGGTGACCCATGCCGTGGTGAACCGCGTCTTCCTGGACCTGCGCGACCAGGGCCACAGCTACCTCAAGCGGCTCGCCTACTTCACCATGCCCGACAGCGGCGCGCCGTCCATACTGCCGGATGGCTGGCCACGCCTGAAGTTGACCGAGGCCGAGCTGATCGACTGCGTGGTGCCCCTGGCCGCCGAGGACGTGGACGCCATGAAGCGCGCCCTGCTGTGTTACGCCACCTACCAGGAGACGGTGCGGAAGATGGGCGTGATCGAAAAGATCGGCGACAAGGTCCATTTCGAGATCGCGTATGAGAACTTCGCTCCACCGCTCACCGACCTTGGCCTGTCACTGAATTGA
- a CDS encoding sigma-70 family RNA polymerase sigma factor yields MSTARDHTKAHVGAGPPGNASPEQAGAALLGAMRRFHRELYAFIRNRTRDDELAKDLLQDTYLKALLKQDTVTDADKLVGWLYRIAGNTVADHFKKQRPRAALDDVAEEHDEPVLNERYVRCLPHMLRELDVKYGQALELELKGELPQQAIAEQLGISYTGAKSRIQRARVQLEELFRERCHYTADAYGNVVDDRCGDACDCSAGSGCGTAKPNGGP; encoded by the coding sequence TTGAGCACGGCACGCGACCATACCAAGGCGCACGTGGGCGCCGGCCCGCCCGGGAATGCCTCCCCGGAGCAGGCCGGTGCCGCGCTGCTCGGTGCCATGCGCCGCTTCCACCGCGAACTGTACGCCTTCATCCGCAACCGCACCCGCGATGATGAACTGGCCAAGGACCTGTTGCAGGACACCTACCTGAAAGCCCTGCTGAAGCAGGACACGGTGACCGACGCGGACAAGCTGGTGGGCTGGCTCTACCGCATCGCGGGCAACACCGTGGCGGACCACTTCAAGAAGCAGCGACCGCGCGCGGCCTTGGACGATGTGGCCGAGGAGCACGACGAGCCGGTGCTGAACGAGCGCTACGTGCGCTGCCTGCCCCACATGCTCCGCGAGCTGGATGTCAAATACGGCCAGGCGCTGGAGCTGGAGCTGAAGGGGGAACTGCCGCAGCAGGCCATCGCCGAGCAGCTCGGCATCTCCTACACCGGCGCCAAGTCGCGCATCCAGCGGGCACGCGTCCAGTTGGAGGAGCTCTTCCGCGAACGCTGCCACTACACGGCCGATGCCTATGGCAATGTGGTCGATGACCGTTGCGGCGATGCCTGCGACTGCAGTGCCGGAAGTGGATGTGGCACAGCGAAGCCGAACGGCGGACCATGA